A part of Rhipicephalus microplus isolate Deutch F79 chromosome 8, USDA_Rmic, whole genome shotgun sequence genomic DNA contains:
- the LOC142769174 gene encoding uncharacterized protein LOC142769174 translates to MEFYSEQEDCKKLHGSAATSQFTRTLNKLFDCLNSRRPDHVRFNEAQHIAVLKDSIAWLDNWEKYIKTLPTQRQVCFLSKQTCGALRLTLHSSVALIESLLLSGFRYVLVGNFGQDPLERFFGIVRHVAGDGGQPTVQHFLFIYRMLSVNNLVRPPKRASVEGDGPQLLLKLQGLFDKGKPASSQIDMLAVLFDDVLEEPGEAVNNASVPDVTLSTKECILDYLAGYVVKKFSTISCTDCVGTLKSQTREPTDLIQKKSRGFLQVPSSQLLSLLRIVEGHIEELTVDTVACADVYANIVDQVLLDSRIASAGVGCRLHYVGTTAEVVHFFLRCRLHFYTREKNKLTRATRRANCPANGGNKPHG, encoded by the exons ATGGAGTTTTATAGCGAGCAGGAAGACTGCAAGAAGCTCCATGGGTCGGCTGCAACATCGCAATTTACAAGAACATTGAACAAGCTGTTCGACTGCCTGAACTCTCGGAGGCCAGACCATGTTCGATTCAACGAAGCACAACACATTGCT GTGTTGAAGGACAGCATTGCATGGCTGGACAACTGGGAGAAATACATCAAGACATTACCGACCCAGAGGCAAGTCTGCTTTCTGAGTAAGCAGACATGTGGAGCCCTCAGACTGACACTGCATAGCTCAGTTGCACTCATCGAGAGCTTGCTGTTGTCTGGGTTTCGTTACGTTCTCGTTGGGAACTTCGGACAAGATCCTCTAGAG AGGTTTTTCGGCATCGTCAGGCATGTTGCTGGTGACGGAGGGCAGCCGACTGTGCAACATTTTTTGTTCATCTATCGGATGCTCTCTGTAAACAACCTAGTTCGGCCGCCAAAACGGGCCTCGGTCGAGGGAGATGGACCCCAGCTGTTGCTCAAGCTCCAGGGCCTCTTTGACAAGGGAAAACCTGCCTCCAGTCAG ATTGACATGTTGGCGGTCCTCTTTGATGACGTTCTTGAGGAGCCGGGAGAGGCAGTGAACAATGCATCCGTGCCTGACGTTACGCTCTCCACCAAAGAGTGCATTCTTGATTATCTTGCCGGTTACGTGGTAAAGAAGTTTTCAACGATAAGCTGCACTGACTGCGTGGGAACACTCAAGAGCCAGACACGAGAGCCAACTGACCTAATCCAGAAGAAGTCAAGAGGATTCCTGCAAGTGCCCTCATCCCAGCTTCTCAGCCTGTTGCGCATTGTGGAAGGACATATTGAAGAACTGACTGTGGACACAGTTGCATGTGCCGATGTGTATGCGAACATTGTTGACCAAGTTTTGCTCGACAGCCGCATTGCTTCTGCTGGTGTGGGCTGTAGGTTGCACTATGTGGGTACCACAGCAGAGGTTGTTCATTTTTTCTTGAGGTGCCGCCTGCACTTTTACACCAGGGAAAAAAACAAGCTGACACGAGCGACGCGGCGAGCAAACTGCCCAGCAAATGGTGGCAACAAGCCCCATGGGTAG